One segment of Falco peregrinus isolate bFalPer1 chromosome 4, bFalPer1.pri, whole genome shotgun sequence DNA contains the following:
- the PDE2A gene encoding cGMP-dependent 3',5'-cyclic phosphodiesterase isoform X1, whose protein sequence is MGQGCGHSILCRSQPYQAAASDLRGQQVFLKVEDAVPGSEALQDALLSLGAVIDVSCLRDALRHALVSLLPRVEHVYIYLLDGETRLICDDPPHELPPEGKLRDAVRKQKRLECGGLPPAELPSRQLGPLAAPLAPGTQVRIIPLVDKESGAVVCVILVHCGQLSDSDEQNLRALERHTLVAYRRLQALQKLQPWPQVSLSTSSSQNSLAKTEKAPESSYSDLDCKILQLCGELYDLDAASLQLKVINYLKQETQSLCCCLLLVSEDNHQLFCQVVGDRVLEEEISFSLTFGRLGKVVEDKRSITLKDISEEEHKQLSSMLGSEVTSMLCVPVISRATSQVVALACAFNKLSGGSYTKADEHKIQHCFCYTSTVLTSTLAFQKEQKLKCECQALLQVAKNLFTHLDDVSVLLQEIITEARNLSNAEICSVFLLDRLSHELVAKVFDGGVVDDESYEIRIPADQGIAGHVATTGKILNIKDAYSHPLFYRGVDDSTGFRTRNILCFPIKNESQEVIGVAELVNKINGPWFSKFDEDLATAFSIYCGISIAHSLLYKKVNEAQYRSHLANEMMMYHMKVSDDEYTKLLSEGIQPVSTIDPNFANFTYTPRSLPEDDTSMAILSMLQDMNFINNYKMDRQTLTRFCLMVKKGYRDPPYHNWMHAFSVSHFCYLLYKNLELVNYLEDIEIFALFISCMCHDLDHRGTNNSFQVASKSVLAALYSSEGSVMERHHFAQAIAILNSQGCNIFDHFSRKDYQRMLDLMRDIILATDLAHHLRIFKDLQKMAEVGYDPKNKQHHSLLLCLLMTSCDLSDQTKGWKTTRKIAELIYKEFFSQGDLEKAMGNRPLEMMDREKAYIPELQISFMEHIAMPIYKLLQDLFPKAAELYERVASNREQWTKVSHKFTIRGLPSNNSLDFLDEEYDPQAPDPQLNGCLEPEGGQPEAGAE, encoded by the exons ACGGGGCCAGCAGGTTTTCTTGAAGGTGGAGGACGCCGTGCCCGGCTCCGAGGCGCTACAG GATGCCCTGCTGAGCCTGGGGGCTGTCATCGATGTCTCCTGCCTGCGGGATGCCCTCCGCCATGCCCTGGTCTCCCTGCTGCCCAGAGTG gagcATGTCTACATCTACCTGCTGGATGGGGAAACCCGGCTGATCTGTGATGACCCCCCCCACGAGCTGCCACCCGAGGGGAAGCTCAG ggaTGCGGTGCGGAAGCAGAAGCGGCTGGAGtgtggggggctgccccccgccgAGCTCCCCAGCCGGCAGCTGGGCCCCCTGGCAGCACCCCTGGCCCCTGGCACGCAag TGCGCATCATCCCGCTGGTGGACAAGGAGAGTGGGGCTGTGGTGTGCGTCATCCTG GTACACTGTGGCCAGCTGAGCGACTCGGATGAGCAGAACCTACGTGCGTTGGAAAGACAC ACCCTGGTGGCATACCGGCGCCTGCAAGccctgcagaagctgcagccctggccccagGTCAGCCTCTCCACCAGCTCCTCCCAGAACTCCCTGGCCAAGACAGAGAAGGCACCTGAAAGCAGCTACAGTGACCTGGACTGCAAGATCCTGCAGCTCTGCG GTGAGCTGTATGACCTGGATGCTGCCTCACTCCAGCTCAAGGTCATCAACTAT CTGAAGCAGGAGACCCagtcactgtgctgctgcctcctaCTTGTCTCTGAGGACAACCACCAGCTCTTCTGCCAG GTGGTGGGAGACCGTGTCCTCGAGGAGGAGATCAGCTTTTCG CTCACCTTTGGGCgcctggggaaggtggtggagGACAAGAGGTCCATCACCTTGAAGGACATCAGCGAG gaggagcacaagcagctgagcagcatgTTGGGCAGCGAGGTCACCTCCATGCTCTGTGTCCCTGTCATCAGCCGGGCTACCTCCCAGGTGGTGGCATTGGCCTGCGCCTTCAACAAACTGAGCGGGGGGAG TTACACCAAGGCAGACGAGCACAAGATCCAGCACTGCTTCTGCTATACCTCCACGGTGCTCACCAGCACTTTGGCCTTCCAAAAGGAGCAGAAGCTCAAGTGCGAATGCCAG GCCCTGCTGCAGGTGGCGAAGAACCTCTTCACGCACTTGG ACGACGTCTCTGTTCTGCTCCAGGAGATCATCACAGAGGCCCGAAACCTCAGCAATGCAGAGAT ATGCTCCGTGTTCCTGCTAGACCGGCTCAGCCACGAGCTGGTGGCCAAGGTGTTTGACGGTGGCGTGGTGGATGACGAG AGCTACGAGATCCGCATCCCTGCCGACCAGGGCATCGCCGGGCATGTGGCCACCACTGGCAAGATCCTCAACATCAAGGATGCCTACTCCCACCCGCTTTTCTACCGGGGGGTGGACGACAGCACCGGCTTCCGCACCAGGAACATCCTCTGCTTCCCCATCAAGAACGAGAGCCAGG AGGTCATCGGGGTGGCAGAGCTGGTCAACAAGATCAATGGCCCCTGGTTCAGCAAATTCGACGAGGACCTGGCAACCGCCTTCTCCATCTACTGTGGCATCAGCATCGCCCAT TCACTGCTGTACAAGAAGGTGAATGAGGCGCAGTACCGCAGCCACCTGGCCAATGAGATGATGATGTACCACATGAAG GTGTCAGACGATGAGTACACCAAGCTGCTGAGCGAGGGAATCCAGCCCGTGTCCACCATTGACCCCAACTTTGCCAACTTCACCTACACGCCACGCTCGCTGCCCGAGGATGACACCTCCATG GCCATCCTGAGCATGCTGCAGGACATGAACTTCATCAACAACTACAAGATGGACCGTCAGACGCTCACCAG gtTCTGCCTGATGGTGAAGAAGGGCTACCGTGATCCCCCCTACCACAACTGGATGCATGCCTTCTCTGTCTCCCACTTCTGCTACCTGCTCTACAAGAACCTGGAGCTCGTCAACTACCTGGA AGACATCGAGATCTTTGCCCTCTTCATCTCCTGCATGTGCCATGACCTGGACCACAGAGGCACCAATAACTCCTTCCAGGTGGCCTCG AAATCGGTCCTGGCTGCGCTGTACAGCTCGGAGGGCTCCGTCATGGAG AGGCATCACTTCGCCCAAGCCATTGCCATCCTCAATAGCCAAGGCTGTAACATCTTTGACCACTTCTCCCGCAAG GACTACCAGCGCATGCTGGACCTCATGAGGGACATCATCTTGGCCACTGACCTGGCCCACCACCTGCGCATCTTCAAGGACCTCCAGAAGATGGCAGAAG tGGGCTACGACCCTAAGAAcaagcagcaccacagcctgctgctctgcctgcttaTGACCTCCTGTGACCTCTCCGACCAGACCAAGGGCTGGAAGACCACCAGGAAGATCGCG GAGCTGATCTACAAGGAGTTCTTCTCCCAGGGTGACCTG GAGAAGGCCATGGGCAACCGCCCGCTGGAGATGATGGACCGGGAGAAAGCCTACATCCCCGAGCTGCAGATCAGCTTCATGGAGCACATCGCCATGCCCATCTACAA gctgctgcaggacctCTTCCCCAAGGCAGCGGAGCTCTACGAGAGGGTGGCCAGCAACCGGGAGCAGTGGACCAAGGTCTCCCACAAATTCACCATCCGGGGTTTGCCCAGTAACAACTCCCTGGACTTTCTGGATGAGGAATATGACCCGCAGGCCCCCGACCCCCAGCTCAACGGCTGCCTGGAGCCCGAGGGGGGGCAGCCAGAGGCAGGGGCTGAGTAA
- the PDE2A gene encoding cGMP-dependent 3',5'-cyclic phosphodiesterase isoform X2 — protein MGSLQDTDALLSLGAVIDVSCLRDALRHALVSLLPRVEHVYIYLLDGETRLICDDPPHELPPEGKLRDAVRKQKRLECGGLPPAELPSRQLGPLAAPLAPGTQVRIIPLVDKESGAVVCVILVHCGQLSDSDEQNLRALERHTLVAYRRLQALQKLQPWPQVSLSTSSSQNSLAKTEKAPESSYSDLDCKILQLCGELYDLDAASLQLKVINYLKQETQSLCCCLLLVSEDNHQLFCQVVGDRVLEEEISFSLTFGRLGKVVEDKRSITLKDISEEEHKQLSSMLGSEVTSMLCVPVISRATSQVVALACAFNKLSGGSYTKADEHKIQHCFCYTSTVLTSTLAFQKEQKLKCECQALLQVAKNLFTHLDDVSVLLQEIITEARNLSNAEICSVFLLDRLSHELVAKVFDGGVVDDESYEIRIPADQGIAGHVATTGKILNIKDAYSHPLFYRGVDDSTGFRTRNILCFPIKNESQEVIGVAELVNKINGPWFSKFDEDLATAFSIYCGISIAHSLLYKKVNEAQYRSHLANEMMMYHMKVSDDEYTKLLSEGIQPVSTIDPNFANFTYTPRSLPEDDTSMAILSMLQDMNFINNYKMDRQTLTRFCLMVKKGYRDPPYHNWMHAFSVSHFCYLLYKNLELVNYLEDIEIFALFISCMCHDLDHRGTNNSFQVASKSVLAALYSSEGSVMERHHFAQAIAILNSQGCNIFDHFSRKDYQRMLDLMRDIILATDLAHHLRIFKDLQKMAEVGYDPKNKQHHSLLLCLLMTSCDLSDQTKGWKTTRKIAELIYKEFFSQGDLEKAMGNRPLEMMDREKAYIPELQISFMEHIAMPIYKLLQDLFPKAAELYERVASNREQWTKVSHKFTIRGLPSNNSLDFLDEEYDPQAPDPQLNGCLEPEGGQPEAGAE, from the exons ATGGGGAGCCTCCAGGACACC GATGCCCTGCTGAGCCTGGGGGCTGTCATCGATGTCTCCTGCCTGCGGGATGCCCTCCGCCATGCCCTGGTCTCCCTGCTGCCCAGAGTG gagcATGTCTACATCTACCTGCTGGATGGGGAAACCCGGCTGATCTGTGATGACCCCCCCCACGAGCTGCCACCCGAGGGGAAGCTCAG ggaTGCGGTGCGGAAGCAGAAGCGGCTGGAGtgtggggggctgccccccgccgAGCTCCCCAGCCGGCAGCTGGGCCCCCTGGCAGCACCCCTGGCCCCTGGCACGCAag TGCGCATCATCCCGCTGGTGGACAAGGAGAGTGGGGCTGTGGTGTGCGTCATCCTG GTACACTGTGGCCAGCTGAGCGACTCGGATGAGCAGAACCTACGTGCGTTGGAAAGACAC ACCCTGGTGGCATACCGGCGCCTGCAAGccctgcagaagctgcagccctggccccagGTCAGCCTCTCCACCAGCTCCTCCCAGAACTCCCTGGCCAAGACAGAGAAGGCACCTGAAAGCAGCTACAGTGACCTGGACTGCAAGATCCTGCAGCTCTGCG GTGAGCTGTATGACCTGGATGCTGCCTCACTCCAGCTCAAGGTCATCAACTAT CTGAAGCAGGAGACCCagtcactgtgctgctgcctcctaCTTGTCTCTGAGGACAACCACCAGCTCTTCTGCCAG GTGGTGGGAGACCGTGTCCTCGAGGAGGAGATCAGCTTTTCG CTCACCTTTGGGCgcctggggaaggtggtggagGACAAGAGGTCCATCACCTTGAAGGACATCAGCGAG gaggagcacaagcagctgagcagcatgTTGGGCAGCGAGGTCACCTCCATGCTCTGTGTCCCTGTCATCAGCCGGGCTACCTCCCAGGTGGTGGCATTGGCCTGCGCCTTCAACAAACTGAGCGGGGGGAG TTACACCAAGGCAGACGAGCACAAGATCCAGCACTGCTTCTGCTATACCTCCACGGTGCTCACCAGCACTTTGGCCTTCCAAAAGGAGCAGAAGCTCAAGTGCGAATGCCAG GCCCTGCTGCAGGTGGCGAAGAACCTCTTCACGCACTTGG ACGACGTCTCTGTTCTGCTCCAGGAGATCATCACAGAGGCCCGAAACCTCAGCAATGCAGAGAT ATGCTCCGTGTTCCTGCTAGACCGGCTCAGCCACGAGCTGGTGGCCAAGGTGTTTGACGGTGGCGTGGTGGATGACGAG AGCTACGAGATCCGCATCCCTGCCGACCAGGGCATCGCCGGGCATGTGGCCACCACTGGCAAGATCCTCAACATCAAGGATGCCTACTCCCACCCGCTTTTCTACCGGGGGGTGGACGACAGCACCGGCTTCCGCACCAGGAACATCCTCTGCTTCCCCATCAAGAACGAGAGCCAGG AGGTCATCGGGGTGGCAGAGCTGGTCAACAAGATCAATGGCCCCTGGTTCAGCAAATTCGACGAGGACCTGGCAACCGCCTTCTCCATCTACTGTGGCATCAGCATCGCCCAT TCACTGCTGTACAAGAAGGTGAATGAGGCGCAGTACCGCAGCCACCTGGCCAATGAGATGATGATGTACCACATGAAG GTGTCAGACGATGAGTACACCAAGCTGCTGAGCGAGGGAATCCAGCCCGTGTCCACCATTGACCCCAACTTTGCCAACTTCACCTACACGCCACGCTCGCTGCCCGAGGATGACACCTCCATG GCCATCCTGAGCATGCTGCAGGACATGAACTTCATCAACAACTACAAGATGGACCGTCAGACGCTCACCAG gtTCTGCCTGATGGTGAAGAAGGGCTACCGTGATCCCCCCTACCACAACTGGATGCATGCCTTCTCTGTCTCCCACTTCTGCTACCTGCTCTACAAGAACCTGGAGCTCGTCAACTACCTGGA AGACATCGAGATCTTTGCCCTCTTCATCTCCTGCATGTGCCATGACCTGGACCACAGAGGCACCAATAACTCCTTCCAGGTGGCCTCG AAATCGGTCCTGGCTGCGCTGTACAGCTCGGAGGGCTCCGTCATGGAG AGGCATCACTTCGCCCAAGCCATTGCCATCCTCAATAGCCAAGGCTGTAACATCTTTGACCACTTCTCCCGCAAG GACTACCAGCGCATGCTGGACCTCATGAGGGACATCATCTTGGCCACTGACCTGGCCCACCACCTGCGCATCTTCAAGGACCTCCAGAAGATGGCAGAAG tGGGCTACGACCCTAAGAAcaagcagcaccacagcctgctgctctgcctgcttaTGACCTCCTGTGACCTCTCCGACCAGACCAAGGGCTGGAAGACCACCAGGAAGATCGCG GAGCTGATCTACAAGGAGTTCTTCTCCCAGGGTGACCTG GAGAAGGCCATGGGCAACCGCCCGCTGGAGATGATGGACCGGGAGAAAGCCTACATCCCCGAGCTGCAGATCAGCTTCATGGAGCACATCGCCATGCCCATCTACAA gctgctgcaggacctCTTCCCCAAGGCAGCGGAGCTCTACGAGAGGGTGGCCAGCAACCGGGAGCAGTGGACCAAGGTCTCCCACAAATTCACCATCCGGGGTTTGCCCAGTAACAACTCCCTGGACTTTCTGGATGAGGAATATGACCCGCAGGCCCCCGACCCCCAGCTCAACGGCTGCCTGGAGCCCGAGGGGGGGCAGCCAGAGGCAGGGGCTGAGTAA